A stretch of the Litorilinea aerophila genome encodes the following:
- a CDS encoding carbohydrate ABC transporter permease translates to MTAITHWIHRLSPQTLAGRRTLVGYIFISPFILGFLLWFLLPAVTALWLAVNDWNLIRPPRFVGADNFLKMGTDRLFWQSLKVTTVFSIISVPVGLVLSFLLALLMNTKVRGIAFFRTVYYLPSIVPAVASAVLWAWILNTEFGLLNVLLQALGLPKVPWLQDPEWALPALILMSLWGLGGSMIIYLAGLQGIPETYYEAARIDGAGRWAQLRHITIPLMSPIIFFNLIMGIIGSFQIFTAGYLVTNGGPQNATLFYVLYLYRNGFEYLDMGYAAALAWILFFIILALTLFVFKYVGRMVHYEISP, encoded by the coding sequence ATGACTGCCATCACCCACTGGATCCATCGCCTGTCCCCCCAGACGCTGGCCGGCAGGCGCACGTTGGTGGGCTACATCTTCATTTCGCCCTTCATTTTGGGCTTCCTGCTCTGGTTCCTGCTCCCGGCCGTCACGGCCCTCTGGCTGGCGGTGAACGACTGGAACCTGATCCGACCGCCCCGCTTTGTGGGGGCGGACAATTTTCTGAAAATGGGCACGGATAGGCTCTTCTGGCAATCCCTGAAGGTGACCACCGTTTTTTCCATTATTTCCGTGCCCGTGGGGCTGGTCTTGAGTTTTCTGCTGGCCCTGCTCATGAACACCAAAGTGCGGGGGATCGCCTTCTTCCGCACCGTCTACTACCTGCCCAGCATTGTCCCTGCGGTGGCCAGCGCGGTGCTGTGGGCCTGGATCTTGAACACCGAGTTTGGCCTGCTCAACGTGCTGCTCCAGGCCCTGGGGCTGCCCAAGGTGCCCTGGCTGCAGGACCCGGAATGGGCCTTGCCTGCGCTGATCCTGATGAGCCTGTGGGGCCTGGGCGGCAGTATGATCATTTACCTGGCCGGCCTCCAGGGCATCCCCGAGACCTACTACGAGGCCGCGCGCATCGACGGCGCGGGCCGCTGGGCCCAGCTCCGCCACATCACCATTCCCCTCATGTCGCCCATCATCTTCTTCAACCTGATCATGGGGATCATCGGCTCGTTTCAGATCTTCACGGCCGGTTACCTGGTGACCAACGGTGGGCCGCAGAATGCCACCCTGTTCTACGTACTCTACCTCTACCGCAACGGCTTTGAGTACCTGGACATGGGCTATGCCGCTGCGTTGGCCTGGATTCTCTTTTTCATCATCCTGGCCCTGACCCTCTTCGTCTTCAAATATGTGGGGCGCATGGTGCATTATGAGATTTCCCCGTGA